A single genomic interval of Spirosoma linguale DSM 74 harbors:
- a CDS encoding conserved hypothetical protein (KEGG: gur:Gura_3296 hypothetical protein), whose amino-acid sequence MQAFIGIGGIELFFILGALAFLFILPIVALVDVVRSNFRGPNDKVIWVIIIVFLNLIGALLYIFIGRKQRIV is encoded by the coding sequence ATGCAAGCATTTATCGGTATTGGTGGGATAGAGCTTTTTTTCATTCTGGGGGCTTTAGCGTTTCTGTTCATCCTCCCGATTGTCGCACTCGTCGATGTTGTTCGAAGCAACTTCCGTGGCCCGAACGACAAAGTGATCTGGGTAATCATTATCGTTTTCCTGAATCTAATTGGTGCACTCCTGTATATTTTCATTGGCCGTAAACAGCGTATTGTATGA
- a CDS encoding RagB/SusD domain protein (PFAM: RagB/SusD domain protein) produces MKKRILAILAVTATLSSCQDFLNLKPAYQISDQGFYQNQNDFETALVGVYSTTRGLYSSSTIQYVGDLTTDNAEIQWSSPSADEMQLDQNGVTATNAYIRSVWNTCLYTISQSSNILNRIDAVAFDPTVKNRIKGEAQFLRAFSYFYLVRMFGNVPVATQTFTSPAQVAAADLTLKPKEEVYKLIVSDLTSAETLLPATAVTDKTRASQMTVKTLLGKVYLTQKSYDLAAAKLKEVIDAKQYSLVVDYKTLSTNGNTNLPETILEVAYLSGQTLGNNYSALFTPAITSMAIFPGNAQGAGRIVPTLDLIKAYETGDARKAVSVSDSVSLIGGKKSYSRYGLKFVDFKAVDPGDGSVSFTVLRFADVLLMYAEALNEQGKTADALPSLNQVRQRAKLPALAGLSQADLRLALEQERRVEFLYEGHRWFDLVRTGRAQTVLNAHYASQKLNFSVQDFELLFPIPQAEIDLNPTLKQNPGY; encoded by the coding sequence ATGAAAAAGCGAATACTGGCCATTCTAGCGGTAACAGCCACCTTATCATCCTGTCAGGATTTCCTGAACCTTAAACCCGCTTACCAGATCAGCGATCAGGGTTTTTACCAGAATCAAAATGATTTCGAGACGGCGCTGGTTGGTGTATACAGCACCACACGGGGGCTCTATAGCAGCAGTACCATCCAGTACGTAGGCGACCTAACGACCGACAATGCCGAAATTCAGTGGTCGTCGCCCTCGGCCGATGAGATGCAACTCGACCAGAACGGCGTTACGGCAACGAATGCCTATATACGCTCAGTCTGGAATACCTGCCTGTACACCATCTCGCAATCCAGCAATATCCTGAACCGGATCGATGCCGTTGCCTTTGACCCGACCGTTAAGAATCGGATTAAAGGCGAGGCCCAGTTTCTGCGGGCGTTCAGCTATTTCTACCTCGTGCGGATGTTTGGCAATGTTCCCGTCGCTACACAAACATTTACCAGTCCGGCTCAGGTGGCAGCCGCCGACTTGACGCTCAAACCCAAAGAAGAGGTGTATAAACTGATCGTGTCGGACTTGACTAGTGCCGAAACACTACTGCCCGCAACGGCCGTGACGGACAAGACCAGAGCATCGCAGATGACCGTAAAAACGTTGCTGGGCAAGGTCTATCTAACGCAGAAGAGTTATGACCTGGCCGCTGCGAAGTTGAAGGAAGTTATTGACGCTAAACAGTATTCGCTGGTTGTTGATTATAAAACGCTGTCGACCAACGGTAATACCAATCTGCCCGAAACGATTCTGGAAGTTGCTTATCTCTCCGGGCAGACGCTGGGCAACAACTACTCGGCGCTGTTTACCCCCGCCATTACGAGCATGGCTATTTTTCCCGGTAATGCGCAGGGGGCAGGGCGCATCGTGCCGACGCTGGATTTGATAAAAGCCTATGAAACGGGTGATGCCCGTAAGGCCGTATCCGTGAGTGATTCGGTATCGTTGATTGGCGGGAAAAAATCCTACAGTCGATACGGGTTGAAGTTTGTCGACTTCAAAGCGGTTGATCCGGGCGACGGCAGTGTCTCGTTTACTGTACTACGCTTTGCCGATGTGTTGCTGATGTATGCCGAAGCGCTGAACGAACAGGGTAAAACAGCCGATGCCCTCCCTTCTCTCAATCAGGTACGACAACGGGCTAAATTGCCTGCTTTGGCGGGGCTTTCACAGGCCGATTTACGGCTGGCGCTGGAACAGGAACGGCGTGTCGAGTTCTTGTACGAAGGCCATCGCTGGTTCGATCTGGTCCGAACGGGGCGGGCACAAACGGTGCTGAATGCCCATTACGCCAGCCAGAAACTTAATTTTTCCGTGCAGGATTTCGAGTTACTGTTTCCCATACCGCAAGCCGAAATTGACCTGAATCCAACGCTAAAGCAAAACCCGGGCTATTAA
- a CDS encoding Esterase/lipase-like protein (KEGG: xca:xccb100_0161 exported acylaminoacyl- peptidase) produces the protein MKTSIWRFLLVLIGLTSTLVSFTGRFVLWPLAQPEVADEPTHIRDVIYGHKFGTALTMDVLKPAKPNGIGVIFTLSGGWHSDISMIEKRRKHFHYFTDRGQTVFLVIHSSAPKFQVSEVLQDIHRAVRFIRFHAAEYSVNPNRLGISGMSSGGHLSLCLGTGVGRPRLPDTTQKSSAATLDSVDLVSSRVQAVACFFPPADLANFGNPGRLFVECDTVRRYWPQFGVDGKSRAEKLRLMASLSPFMAIASDTAPTLILHGTVDPIVPLEQSERFIDKLKKTGVPAQLIVHQGGGHGWDETWESDLDVLAGWFEKYLR, from the coding sequence ATGAAAACATCCATCTGGCGATTCTTGCTGGTATTGATTGGGCTAACCAGTACCCTCGTTTCCTTTACCGGTAGATTTGTTTTATGGCCATTGGCACAACCGGAAGTGGCCGATGAACCAACTCACATCCGCGATGTTATTTACGGACATAAGTTCGGTACGGCGCTTACGATGGATGTTCTTAAACCGGCTAAACCCAATGGCATCGGCGTTATTTTTACCTTAAGCGGAGGATGGCACTCGGACATCAGCATGATCGAAAAGCGCCGGAAACATTTTCATTACTTTACCGACCGGGGCCAAACGGTATTCCTGGTTATTCACAGCTCGGCCCCCAAATTTCAGGTGAGCGAAGTCCTGCAGGATATTCACCGGGCTGTTCGATTCATTCGGTTTCACGCGGCCGAGTATAGCGTTAATCCGAATCGGCTAGGGATATCGGGTATGAGTTCCGGCGGGCACCTGTCGTTGTGCCTGGGTACGGGGGTTGGTCGCCCCCGCTTACCAGATACGACGCAGAAAAGCTCGGCTGCTACGCTCGATTCGGTCGATTTAGTTTCCAGTCGGGTGCAGGCAGTAGCCTGCTTTTTCCCACCCGCCGATCTGGCTAATTTCGGAAATCCGGGCCGCTTGTTTGTCGAATGCGATACTGTTAGGCGGTACTGGCCTCAGTTTGGCGTTGACGGGAAATCGAGAGCAGAAAAATTGAGGCTGATGGCGTCGTTATCGCCGTTTATGGCTATCGCTTCAGATACCGCGCCAACCCTGATTTTACATGGTACGGTCGACCCAATTGTGCCGCTTGAGCAATCCGAACGGTTTATCGACAAACTTAAAAAAACAGGTGTGCCTGCCCAACTGATCGTGCATCAGGGTGGTGGTCACGGCTGGGACGAAACCTGGGAGTCGGACCTGGACGTGCTAGCCGGTTGGTTTGAAAAATATCTTCGATAA
- a CDS encoding TonB-dependent receptor (PFAM: TonB-dependent receptor; TonB-dependent receptor plug~KEGG: mxa:MXAN_4746 TonB-dependent receptor), producing MNHFLFHQLRLLVIGSMLSVLTVAHSVSAQSAKGLVSGKITAEEDGEALVGATVTEKGTTNGTTSDVNGNFKLNVAGNATLVISFIGYAPQELPVSNGNGQPRTNLTIALKTDQQQLQDVVVVGYGTQRKKDLTGSIVNLTSKDLVPVPSATSVDQMMQGKVAGVQITQTSGAPGGNVNVIIRGISSITGGNSPLYVVDGYAIGTGGGGSDLSSFGANSYTASGLASSSSTNRINPLSIINPADIESIQVLKDASATAIYGSRGSNGVIIITTKRGKLGKPTISFEHSTGMQELARKMKLLTPRQYAEFVAEGRDNAWVFAGGKATDPNNIRSTATQVKPDFRNPGQFADAGYGTDWQDVIFRKGMVQNYQLSASGTSRDVSYYVSGGFFNQKGIIIGSDFNKFTLRTNIDAQLTPRLKIGASFSGAHSYGNFARAEGHLQFRGLISAALASDPTIPVTNPDGTPYSEFSSPTGIPVENPLIIAAEFFDKRNNTNVFTNNYLQFDLAPGLVLKTSIGVNYSNNVTRLWKSSKVGLATSRTGAATAASTEIKSLNWLNENTINYRHKFGGRHDIDALAGYTIQKNSDEVLQAGATGFSTDYVPFLAAGTVSTGTNYISEWAIMSWLARVNYTYNGKYLLTATIRKDGSSRFGSKNRWGTFPSISAAYRLSDEPFMKSASFISDLKIRASYGISGNNLIPNYATQGLLGVARTVANGQIVSGIIPTSLANDELTWEQSVQSNVGIDLSLFQNRLSFTVDAYQAYKKNLLLNVTLPSASGFGSSVQNIGEVENKGIELTVNSQNIAKGPFQWNMDFNISWNRNKVLALNSSSARIVTSDYQVAQVGYPISSFRLLNILGVFQTQEEVNNSPKQNPRVQPGDYKYQDADGNGTINTSDRTIVGNPWPRYTWGLGNRFTYKNFALSVSLNGTYGNQVYFQGGEVNLNGAGVQNQLAAMADRWKSPESPGAGLYTRAIRNDYAFGFSAGTTKYLFDGSFTRIRDVNLSYTFPAPAVSKLKLQALSIYADVTNLYTFTKYPGYDPEGSTGGDNLAKSGVDFFSYPNPRTYTVGLRVTF from the coding sequence ATGAATCACTTTTTATTCCATCAGCTTCGGCTCCTGGTCATCGGGAGTATGTTAAGCGTATTGACGGTTGCTCATAGCGTATCTGCTCAGTCAGCTAAAGGGCTGGTGAGTGGTAAAATCACCGCCGAGGAAGACGGTGAAGCCTTGGTTGGGGCTACCGTTACCGAGAAAGGAACCACCAATGGCACTACCTCGGATGTGAACGGCAATTTCAAGCTGAACGTAGCGGGCAATGCAACGCTGGTAATCAGCTTTATTGGGTACGCACCCCAGGAACTGCCCGTCAGCAACGGAAACGGCCAGCCGCGCACTAACTTGACTATCGCCCTGAAAACTGACCAGCAGCAGTTGCAGGATGTGGTTGTGGTGGGATATGGTACCCAGCGCAAAAAGGATCTGACGGGGTCCATCGTCAACCTGACCAGCAAAGACCTGGTGCCCGTACCCTCGGCAACGAGCGTCGACCAGATGATGCAGGGCAAAGTGGCGGGGGTACAGATTACTCAGACGTCGGGTGCGCCGGGCGGCAATGTCAACGTGATCATTCGGGGGATCAGCTCCATTACAGGCGGTAACTCACCGCTGTATGTTGTGGATGGATACGCCATTGGTACCGGCGGGGGCGGCTCCGACCTGAGCAGTTTCGGTGCCAATTCCTATACGGCCAGCGGACTTGCCAGTAGCAGTTCGACTAACCGGATTAATCCGCTCAGCATCATCAACCCCGCCGATATTGAGTCGATTCAGGTGCTGAAAGATGCGTCGGCCACGGCTATTTATGGCTCAAGGGGTTCCAACGGCGTGATTATTATAACGACAAAACGGGGTAAGCTCGGCAAGCCTACCATCAGTTTCGAGCATTCGACGGGTATGCAGGAACTGGCCCGAAAAATGAAGTTGCTGACGCCCCGTCAGTACGCCGAATTTGTTGCCGAAGGGCGCGACAACGCCTGGGTATTTGCGGGTGGTAAAGCGACCGACCCAAACAACATTCGCAGTACAGCCACGCAGGTGAAGCCCGACTTTCGTAACCCCGGCCAGTTTGCCGATGCCGGTTACGGCACCGACTGGCAGGACGTGATTTTCCGAAAAGGGATGGTTCAGAATTACCAGTTGTCGGCCAGCGGCACGAGTCGGGACGTTAGCTATTACGTTTCCGGCGGCTTTTTCAACCAGAAGGGCATCATCATCGGGTCGGATTTTAACAAGTTCACCCTCCGTACCAACATTGACGCCCAGCTCACCCCCCGCCTGAAAATCGGCGCGTCATTTTCGGGCGCTCATTCGTACGGCAATTTCGCGAGGGCTGAGGGACACCTGCAATTCCGGGGTCTGATCTCGGCGGCCCTCGCCAGCGACCCGACCATTCCGGTCACTAATCCCGATGGTACGCCTTACTCCGAATTCTCCAGTCCAACGGGCATTCCCGTCGAAAATCCGCTGATCATTGCCGCTGAGTTTTTCGATAAACGCAACAATACCAATGTGTTCACCAATAACTACCTGCAATTCGATCTGGCACCGGGGCTTGTCCTGAAAACGTCCATCGGGGTGAATTACTCCAACAATGTAACCCGCTTGTGGAAGTCGTCGAAGGTCGGGCTGGCGACCAGCCGAACGGGGGCCGCCACCGCAGCATCGACCGAAATCAAAAGCCTGAACTGGCTGAACGAAAACACCATCAACTACCGGCATAAGTTTGGTGGCAGGCACGATATTGATGCGCTGGCGGGCTACACCATCCAGAAAAATTCGGACGAGGTGCTACAGGCCGGGGCTACCGGCTTCTCGACCGATTATGTGCCGTTTCTGGCCGCAGGAACCGTTTCGACGGGCACGAATTACATCAGCGAATGGGCCATTATGTCGTGGCTGGCCAGGGTAAATTACACCTATAACGGTAAGTACCTGCTCACAGCGACGATTCGGAAAGATGGCAGCTCACGTTTTGGCTCGAAAAATCGCTGGGGGACGTTTCCGTCGATTTCAGCCGCCTACCGCTTGTCGGATGAGCCCTTCATGAAATCGGCCAGTTTCATCAGCGATTTGAAAATCAGGGCCAGTTATGGTATTTCGGGCAATAACCTGATTCCCAACTACGCCACGCAGGGCTTGCTGGGCGTTGCCCGAACGGTGGCGAATGGTCAGATTGTGTCGGGTATTATCCCAACCAGCCTGGCCAATGACGAACTGACCTGGGAGCAATCGGTGCAGAGTAACGTGGGCATTGATCTGTCGTTGTTCCAGAACCGACTGTCGTTTACGGTCGATGCCTATCAGGCCTACAAAAAGAATCTGCTGCTTAACGTAACCCTGCCTTCGGCTTCGGGCTTTGGCAGCTCGGTTCAGAACATCGGCGAGGTAGAAAACAAGGGGATCGAACTGACGGTCAATTCGCAGAACATCGCGAAAGGGCCATTCCAGTGGAATATGGATTTTAATATTAGCTGGAACCGCAACAAAGTGCTGGCGCTCAATTCAAGTTCGGCCCGTATCGTTACGTCCGATTACCAGGTGGCGCAAGTTGGCTACCCCATTTCCAGCTTCCGACTGCTCAACATTCTGGGCGTTTTCCAGACCCAGGAGGAGGTCAACAACAGCCCAAAACAGAACCCACGCGTGCAGCCGGGTGATTATAAGTACCAGGATGCCGACGGCAATGGCACCATCAATACATCCGACAGAACCATTGTCGGAAATCCGTGGCCCCGATATACCTGGGGACTTGGTAACCGCTTTACTTACAAAAATTTCGCCCTGAGCGTGAGCCTCAATGGCACCTACGGCAACCAGGTTTATTTTCAGGGGGGCGAGGTCAACCTGAATGGGGCTGGGGTACAGAACCAACTGGCCGCTATGGCCGACCGCTGGAAATCGCCGGAGAGTCCGGGGGCGGGCTTGTATACGCGGGCTATCCGAAACGACTATGCTTTCGGGTTCAGCGCGGGAACGACCAAATACCTGTTCGACGGGTCATTCACCCGCATTCGGGATGTCAATTTATCGTACACCTTTCCAGCACCGGCGGTTAGCAAGCTGAAGCTTCAGGCACTGTCGATCTATGCGGATGTCACGAACCTGTACACGTTTACGAAGTATCCGGGCTATGACCCGGAGGGGAGTACCGGGGGCGATAATCTGGCCAAAAGTGGCGTTGACTTCTTCTCGTATCCAAACCCACGGACCTACACCGTCGGCCTGCGCGTGACTTTCTAA
- a CDS encoding major facilitator superfamily MFS_1 (PFAM: major facilitator superfamily MFS_1~KEGG: xcv:XCV4361 anion:cation symporter family protein) yields MKRNLRWLIVSLLFVATGLSFLDRQVLSIAIIKIQQEFHITDVQYGLINTSFLISYAIMFTLGGWLIDRVGGKLGLAISVGLWSVANSLHAVMTTFSQLLAFRFLLGMGEGGCFPGAAWTVYRWFDKEERALANGIAIGGSAIGAVIAPPLTIWLSTNYGWRGGFLIPGLIGIVWVIVWLLTPWRKENLAAEQPLASSVGKTVPFLDLLKLRPTWVFILIRFLLDPVFYFMMFWIPKYLSTERNVSFEAIGKLFWIPFLALGIANILGGWFSGQLIAHQYSVNRARKTVMGIAAVLTLVTPAISWVSSVEVAVGLMSVFMFAHGFWITNYITSISDMFGQKATSTVVGLSGTAGAVSSLLLNPLMGVVIQRYSYTPLWVASGLLYPLAFILLIVLIPKIKALAISTEQASVNSPLPIQTQ; encoded by the coding sequence ATGAAAAGAAATCTCCGCTGGCTGATCGTTTCATTACTCTTCGTGGCTACTGGCCTAAGCTTTCTGGATCGGCAGGTGCTGTCCATTGCCATCATCAAAATTCAACAGGAGTTTCATATTACAGACGTACAATACGGACTGATCAACACCAGCTTTCTGATCAGTTATGCGATTATGTTCACCCTGGGTGGCTGGCTGATCGATCGGGTGGGAGGTAAACTGGGACTGGCCATCTCGGTCGGCTTGTGGTCGGTGGCCAATAGCCTGCACGCGGTGATGACTACTTTCTCGCAGTTGCTGGCCTTCCGGTTTCTGCTGGGCATGGGCGAAGGCGGCTGTTTTCCGGGGGCTGCCTGGACGGTTTACCGGTGGTTCGATAAGGAAGAACGCGCCCTGGCGAACGGGATAGCTATTGGTGGTTCGGCCATTGGTGCCGTGATTGCACCCCCTTTAACCATCTGGTTGTCTACAAATTATGGCTGGCGGGGCGGTTTTTTAATCCCCGGCCTGATTGGTATTGTCTGGGTAATTGTCTGGCTATTAACGCCCTGGAGAAAAGAAAATCTGGCTGCTGAACAACCGCTGGCCTCTTCGGTCGGAAAGACGGTTCCTTTTCTGGATTTGCTCAAACTACGGCCGACCTGGGTGTTTATCCTTATCCGGTTCCTGCTCGATCCTGTGTTCTACTTCATGATGTTCTGGATTCCGAAATACCTGAGTACAGAACGCAATGTGTCCTTCGAAGCGATTGGGAAATTGTTCTGGATACCCTTTTTAGCCCTTGGTATCGCTAATATTCTGGGGGGCTGGTTTTCGGGGCAGCTAATTGCTCACCAGTATTCCGTCAACAGAGCACGGAAAACGGTGATGGGAATTGCGGCTGTGTTAACGCTGGTCACCCCGGCCATTTCATGGGTTTCGTCGGTGGAGGTCGCCGTTGGGCTGATGTCGGTTTTCATGTTTGCGCATGGGTTCTGGATCACCAATTATATCACCTCCATCTCGGATATGTTTGGGCAGAAAGCAACGTCGACAGTCGTTGGGCTGTCCGGAACGGCCGGTGCTGTCTCCAGCTTATTACTTAATCCCCTGATGGGCGTGGTCATTCAACGGTATTCATACACCCCACTCTGGGTCGCATCGGGATTACTTTATCCATTGGCGTTTATTCTACTCATCGTGCTCATTCCCAAGATAAAAGCGCTGGCTATCAGCACAGAGCAGGCTTCTGTTAATTCTCCTTTGCCCATACAAACTCAATAA
- a CDS encoding xylose isomerase (KEGG: cja:CJA_3061 xylose isomerase~TIGRFAM: xylose isomerase~PFAM: Xylose isomerase domain protein TIM barrel), whose product MSDVKLTLGEKTYFPFIEKPIAYEGRESDNPLAFKFYDANRLILGKPMKDLFRFATAYWHTFCGTGADPFGPGVKHFPWDANPDPLAAAHDKMDAAFEFITKIGMEFYCFHDVDVAPEGNSNSEFEKNFRAIVDYAKQKQAASGVKLLWGTANLFSHERYMNGASTNPDFHVLAHGGWQVKNAIDATIELGGAGYTFWGGREGYMSLLNTNMKREQEHLGKFLQISRDYARKQGFKGSFYIEPKPMEPTKHQYDFDAATVVGFLNRFGLQDDFELNIETNHATLANHTFAHELQIAADNNMLGSIDANRGDYQNGWDTDQFPVDVYELTEAMLVILEADGLKSGGVNFDAKTRRNSTDLDDIFIAHIGGMDTFARAAIAAEAILDKSQYRKLRAERYASYDSGEGARFEKGELTLEDLRQYAMTNGEPKQLSGKQELYEMIVNQYI is encoded by the coding sequence ATGTCAGACGTTAAATTGACCCTCGGCGAGAAAACTTACTTTCCGTTCATAGAAAAACCAATTGCCTACGAAGGCCGTGAATCGGATAATCCGTTGGCCTTCAAGTTCTACGACGCCAACCGACTCATTCTGGGCAAACCGATGAAGGATCTGTTCCGGTTTGCTACGGCTTACTGGCATACCTTCTGCGGTACCGGAGCCGACCCCTTTGGTCCGGGTGTCAAGCATTTTCCCTGGGATGCCAACCCCGACCCGCTGGCCGCTGCCCATGATAAGATGGATGCCGCTTTCGAGTTTATCACCAAAATAGGCATGGAGTTTTACTGCTTCCACGATGTAGACGTGGCCCCCGAAGGAAACTCTAACAGTGAATTCGAGAAGAACTTCCGGGCTATTGTCGACTACGCCAAACAGAAGCAGGCCGCCAGTGGTGTAAAACTGCTGTGGGGCACGGCCAACCTGTTCTCGCACGAGCGGTACATGAACGGGGCCTCCACCAACCCTGATTTTCACGTGCTCGCCCATGGTGGCTGGCAGGTGAAAAACGCCATCGACGCCACCATCGAACTCGGGGGCGCAGGCTATACTTTCTGGGGAGGCCGGGAAGGGTACATGTCGCTGCTGAATACCAACATGAAACGGGAGCAGGAACACCTGGGCAAGTTTCTGCAAATCAGCCGCGATTACGCCCGTAAGCAGGGTTTTAAAGGTTCGTTTTACATCGAGCCCAAACCGATGGAGCCCACCAAACACCAGTACGATTTCGATGCAGCAACGGTTGTCGGTTTCCTGAATCGCTTTGGCTTACAGGACGACTTCGAGCTAAACATCGAAACCAACCACGCCACCCTAGCTAATCATACGTTTGCCCACGAATTGCAGATTGCCGCCGATAACAACATGCTCGGCAGCATCGACGCCAACCGGGGCGATTACCAGAATGGCTGGGATACCGACCAGTTTCCGGTAGATGTATACGAACTGACGGAAGCCATGCTGGTCATTCTGGAAGCGGATGGCCTCAAATCCGGCGGGGTTAACTTCGACGCCAAGACGCGCCGGAATTCAACCGACCTGGACGATATTTTCATCGCCCACATTGGCGGCATGGACACCTTCGCACGGGCAGCCATCGCGGCCGAAGCCATTCTTGATAAGTCGCAGTACCGGAAACTCCGCGCCGAACGTTACGCCAGCTACGACTCGGGCGAAGGTGCCCGTTTCGAAAAAGGTGAGTTAACGCTGGAAGACCTGCGCCAGTATGCCATGACCAATGGCGAGCCCAAACAACTCAGCGGCAAACAGGAGCTGTATGAAATGATCGTTAATCAGTATATTTAA
- a CDS encoding conserved hypothetical protein (KEGG: ccs:CCNA_00121 hypothetical protein), translating into MKYLFLFVSFLSTVSAFAQTSTDEAAVRTTIKMMFDGMRKGDSTQIKNTFMPGASLQTIAKNKEGDVSVRTDDIGKFASSVVKYPAFTLDERLSGMEIKIDAELATAWTPYVFYLKDQKSHCGVNAFTLVKVSGNWKIQGIIDTRRKDNCPDLPKP; encoded by the coding sequence ATGAAGTATTTATTCCTGTTCGTTAGTTTTCTATCAACCGTTTCAGCCTTTGCCCAGACCAGCACCGACGAAGCTGCCGTTCGAACGACCATCAAAATGATGTTCGACGGCATGCGAAAAGGAGATTCGACCCAGATAAAAAATACGTTTATGCCCGGCGCTTCCTTGCAGACCATCGCTAAAAATAAAGAAGGGGATGTTTCCGTCAGAACCGATGATATTGGCAAGTTTGCGTCTTCGGTCGTTAAGTACCCCGCCTTCACGCTCGATGAGCGGCTGTCGGGTATGGAGATAAAAATTGATGCCGAGCTGGCCACCGCCTGGACACCGTACGTTTTCTACCTGAAAGACCAGAAAAGCCATTGCGGTGTCAATGCCTTCACGCTTGTGAAAGTCAGCGGCAACTGGAAAATTCAGGGTATCATCGACACCCGCCGAAAAGACAACTGTCCAGATTTACCGAAGCCATAA
- a CDS encoding L-fucose isomerase-like protein (PFAM: L-fucose isomerase-like-like~KEGG: rle:RL0632 putative L-arabinose isomerase): protein MQDQSPNGIVRASQAAFVKRKPTTARIGVFGVGYFKYWSQFDGLLDNLLKKQAVFIDKVEAMGAVEVVDFGLIDDVTKAYELVPKLNAANLDLIFCDMLTYATSSTFGIIIKSVDIPIVLVALQPDKAMNYSQASTYLQLYNDDICSLPEFAGVAVRMGKKVPQMIIGTLYDDPAADAEIEEYCRIAAVLHDLKTARIGHIGHPIEAMLDMHSDSTMLTAHFGAHIVQCEAHEIVTQYQQATEAEINAVKERILAFFDTPDPVSDPISEKLRDSDLHIAAQAAVALERFIKAKKLDGLAYYYDGPDGSDTRVVMSNLIVGNSLLQGAGFPMCGESDLKTCIAMLIMERLGIGGSFAEFHPVDFREDFVLVGHDGPHNIAIAEGQPVLRSLKKYHGKPGFGAGVEFKIKEGPITMLSISSTYEGKMKFVIAEGESIAGPIPPTGNTNTRGFFKPDVRTFLKRWIQEGPTHHFALGIGHHAESIRKIADYLKIESVIING from the coding sequence ATGCAGGACCAATCACCAAATGGAATAGTTCGGGCCAGCCAGGCCGCATTTGTCAAACGAAAGCCAACGACTGCCCGAATTGGGGTGTTTGGGGTCGGATACTTCAAATACTGGAGTCAGTTCGACGGTTTACTGGATAATCTACTGAAAAAACAGGCCGTTTTTATCGACAAAGTCGAAGCGATGGGGGCCGTTGAAGTCGTAGACTTTGGACTGATTGACGATGTGACGAAAGCCTATGAGCTTGTCCCGAAACTGAACGCGGCCAATCTGGACCTGATTTTCTGCGATATGCTGACCTATGCTACGTCCAGCACGTTCGGTATCATCATTAAAAGCGTCGACATTCCCATTGTTCTGGTGGCCCTTCAGCCCGATAAGGCCATGAATTACAGCCAGGCGTCGACCTATCTTCAGTTATACAATGACGATATCTGCTCGTTGCCCGAGTTTGCCGGAGTTGCCGTTCGGATGGGCAAAAAAGTGCCGCAGATGATTATCGGCACCTTGTACGACGACCCGGCAGCCGATGCTGAGATTGAGGAATACTGCCGGATTGCGGCCGTACTGCACGATTTAAAGACGGCCAGGATCGGGCATATCGGACACCCCATCGAAGCCATGCTCGACATGCACTCCGACTCGACTATGCTCACGGCTCATTTTGGTGCCCACATCGTTCAGTGCGAAGCACACGAAATTGTTACGCAGTACCAGCAGGCGACAGAAGCTGAAATCAATGCCGTTAAAGAGCGTATCCTGGCCTTTTTCGATACCCCCGACCCGGTCTCGGACCCGATCTCGGAGAAACTGCGGGACTCTGATCTGCACATTGCGGCTCAGGCGGCTGTAGCGCTTGAGCGGTTCATAAAAGCCAAAAAGCTGGACGGGCTGGCCTATTACTACGATGGCCCCGATGGAAGCGACACGCGGGTGGTCATGTCGAACCTGATTGTCGGTAATTCATTGCTTCAGGGCGCGGGCTTCCCTATGTGTGGCGAATCGGATTTAAAGACCTGCATTGCCATGCTCATTATGGAACGGCTGGGCATTGGCGGCAGTTTCGCCGAGTTTCACCCGGTCGATTTCAGGGAAGATTTTGTGCTCGTCGGGCACGACGGGCCACACAACATTGCCATTGCCGAAGGGCAGCCAGTACTGCGGAGCCTGAAAAAATACCACGGCAAGCCCGGTTTCGGCGCCGGTGTGGAGTTCAAGATTAAGGAAGGCCCAATCACTATGCTGAGTATCAGCTCCACCTACGAGGGCAAGATGAAATTTGTTATTGCCGAAGGCGAATCCATTGCCGGGCCTATTCCACCAACGGGTAATACCAACACGCGGGGCTTTTTCAAACCAGACGTGCGGACGTTTCTCAAACGCTGGATTCAGGAAGGACCAACCCACCACTTCGCGCTGGGCATTGGCCACCATGCCGAGTCGATCCGGAAAATTGCCGACTACCTCAAAATCGAATCCGTCATCATCAATGGATAA